The Gimibacter soli genome includes a region encoding these proteins:
- a CDS encoding chloride channel protein encodes MKSHTLHQLTDHRGRKILMTRWTRRILFVLGGLAVGAAAVAMAVIADEAYAVFDGIHKSWPVIAYLLPPVGFGFITAVTIRFFPLAKGSGIPQVIAARRLKDPELRKRFVSLPAAFGKVVLLGVGLLCGASIGREGPTIQVGAAIMLAFGRFSPRRQPGLLLAGSAAGVAAAFNAPLAGIVFGIEEMSRSFEVRTSGLILGTVIAAGLTSLAIVGHYAYFGHSTAILPIGPSWIAVGVAGVVCGLAGGLFSRILALFARGVPGVFGGWIKAHPVMFAVLCGGGVSLCGLVSGGSIFGTGYEEARSIIDGEAHLSPLFGPAKLAATALSSISGIPGGLFSPSLAVGAGIGADLHWLMPDVPISTLAILCMAAYLSGVVQAPITSFVIVSEMTDNHALVLPIMLCCLIATGASKLIVKEGIYQILAELFLARIQTTEEPAKSG; translated from the coding sequence ATGAAGTCACACACCCTGCACCAGCTGACCGACCACCGGGGCCGCAAAATCCTGATGACGCGCTGGACACGGCGTATTCTGTTCGTGCTGGGCGGGCTTGCGGTGGGCGCTGCAGCCGTTGCCATGGCGGTGATCGCGGACGAGGCCTATGCAGTGTTTGATGGCATCCATAAATCCTGGCCCGTCATCGCCTATCTGCTGCCGCCGGTCGGGTTCGGCTTCATCACGGCTGTCACCATCCGCTTCTTCCCGCTTGCCAAGGGCAGCGGTATCCCGCAGGTGATCGCCGCGCGCCGCCTGAAGGACCCTGAGCTGCGCAAGCGCTTCGTTTCGCTGCCTGCAGCCTTCGGCAAGGTCGTCCTTCTGGGCGTCGGGCTCCTGTGTGGCGCCTCTATCGGCCGTGAGGGGCCGACCATTCAGGTGGGGGCCGCCATCATGCTCGCCTTCGGGCGCTTCAGCCCGCGCCGCCAGCCGGGGCTGCTGCTGGCAGGCTCTGCCGCCGGGGTTGCTGCCGCCTTCAACGCACCGCTCGCCGGGATCGTTTTCGGGATCGAGGAGATGAGTCGCTCCTTCGAGGTCCGCACCTCCGGCCTCATACTCGGCACCGTGATCGCCGCCGGCCTCACCTCGCTCGCCATCGTCGGGCATTATGCCTATTTCGGGCATTCGACCGCCATCCTGCCCATCGGGCCTTCCTGGATCGCGGTTGGTGTGGCCGGTGTCGTCTGCGGGCTCGCGGGCGGGCTGTTCAGCCGTATCCTTGCCCTCTTCGCGCGCGGTGTGCCCGGCGTATTCGGCGGCTGGATCAAGGCGCACCCGGTGATGTTCGCTGTTCTTTGTGGTGGTGGGGTCAGCCTCTGCGGGCTGGTCAGTGGCGGCAGCATCTTCGGCACAGGTTACGAGGAAGCCCGGTCGATCATCGACGGCGAAGCGCATCTGTCCCCGCTCTTTGGTCCTGCCAAGCTGGCGGCCACCGCGCTTTCCTCCATCAGTGGCATCCCTGGCGGCCTCTTTTCGCCGTCCCTTGCTGTTGGCGCCGGGATAGGGGCCGACCTGCACTGGCTGATGCCTGATGTGCCGATCAGCACGCTCGCGATCCTTTGCATGGCGGCCTACCTTTCAGGCGTCGTTCAGGCGCCCATCACCTCCTTCGTGATCGTTTCGGAAATGACCGATAATCACGCCCTTGTCTTGCCCATCATGCTGTGCTGTCTGATCGCGACGGGTGCGTCGAAGCTGATCGTGAAGGAAGGTATCTACCAGATTCTGGCCGAACTTTTCCTCGCCAGAATCCAAACCACTGAAGAGCCCGCGAAAAGCGGCTGA
- a CDS encoding ATP-dependent helicase — protein sequence MTNDPFDLSDWANDAPPPAPTPLNVPQAGGEPAYLKGLNPPQREAVLATDGPLLVLAGAGTGKTRVLTTRLGHLMADGLAAPWNILAVTFTNKAAREMQDRVARVIGAPTEGMWIGTFHSICVRILRRHAELVGLQSNFSILDTDDQIRLLKQLTSVENIDDKRWPARQLAALIDRWKNKALTPDRVPNGEAQAFANGLGAKLYRAYQDRLKTLNACDFGDLMMHVITIFQAYPDILNRYHAQFRYIMVDEYQDTNVAQYLWLRLLARGHNNICCVGDDDQSIYGWRGAEVGNILRFSEDFPGAKIVRLEQNYRSTGHILAAASSLIASNEGRLGKTLWTDAGEGDAVRVRGVWDAPEEARSIGDEIEALQVKGEPLKEIAVLVRAGFQTREFEERFITLGLPYRVIGGPRFYERAEIRDAMAYLRVIAQESDDLAFERIVNLPKRGLGETSLQKVHALARERGIPLTRAGRLICGMEDGLRAAARTSLTRLLDDFDRWREILGTTSHTELAEIVLEESGYTEMWQKDKSPEAPGRLENLKELVSAMGDFENLGGFLEHISLVMENSNNDSADKITVMTLHAAKGLEFDNVFLPGWEEGIFPSQRTLDESGVKGLEEERRLAYVGLTRARQRAWVYYAANRQVFGQWQTSLPSRFVEELPDQHTEVEAAQGLYRSRYERTGGWNSDWTFAEQPEQKGTGYGPGWQRAREWRQSQTASDKPVVRKIAGARAGGATFSAAKKAETKTVSDFAVGERVFHEKFGYGTVEDVEGNKLLVDFEKAGAKRVMDNFISRA from the coding sequence ATGACCAATGATCCCTTCGACCTCAGCGACTGGGCGAACGATGCACCGCCGCCCGCCCCCACGCCCCTGAATGTACCGCAGGCAGGCGGCGAACCCGCTTATCTGAAGGGCCTCAATCCGCCGCAGCGTGAAGCCGTACTGGCGACAGACGGCCCGCTTCTGGTGCTCGCCGGCGCCGGTACCGGCAAGACCCGCGTGCTGACCACCCGCCTTGGTCACCTGATGGCGGACGGCCTCGCCGCGCCCTGGAACATTCTGGCCGTGACCTTCACCAACAAGGCCGCTCGCGAGATGCAGGACCGGGTCGCCCGCGTGATCGGCGCACCCACCGAAGGCATGTGGATCGGCACCTTCCATTCGATCTGCGTGCGAATCCTTCGCCGCCATGCCGAACTTGTAGGGCTGCAATCCAATTTCTCGATCCTCGATACCGATGACCAGATCAGGCTTCTGAAGCAGCTGACGTCGGTCGAGAATATCGATGACAAACGCTGGCCCGCCCGCCAGCTGGCCGCTCTCATCGACCGCTGGAAGAACAAGGCCCTGACACCTGACCGTGTCCCGAACGGCGAAGCGCAGGCCTTTGCGAACGGCCTTGGCGCCAAGCTTTACCGTGCCTATCAGGACCGCTTGAAAACGCTGAATGCCTGCGATTTCGGTGACCTGATGATGCATGTGATTACGATCTTCCAGGCCTACCCCGATATCCTCAACCGCTATCATGCGCAGTTCCGCTACATCATGGTGGATGAGTATCAGGATACGAACGTCGCCCAGTATCTATGGCTGCGGCTTCTGGCGCGCGGGCACAATAATATCTGCTGCGTGGGGGATGACGACCAGTCGATCTATGGCTGGCGCGGGGCCGAGGTTGGTAACATCCTGCGCTTCTCGGAAGATTTCCCCGGCGCAAAGATCGTGCGGCTGGAACAGAATTACCGCTCCACCGGCCATATCCTTGCGGCTGCGTCCAGCCTGATTGCCTCGAACGAGGGCCGGCTTGGCAAGACGCTCTGGACCGACGCGGGCGAAGGCGATGCCGTACGGGTGCGCGGCGTGTGGGACGCGCCCGAAGAAGCCCGTTCCATCGGTGACGAAATCGAAGCCCTGCAGGTGAAGGGCGAGCCCCTGAAGGAAATCGCCGTGCTGGTGCGCGCCGGTTTCCAGACTCGCGAGTTCGAGGAACGCTTCATCACGCTCGGCCTGCCTTACCGTGTGATCGGTGGCCCGCGTTTCTATGAGCGTGCCGAGATCCGCGACGCCATGGCCTATCTGCGTGTCATCGCGCAGGAAAGCGACGATCTGGCGTTCGAGCGGATTGTGAACCTGCCCAAACGCGGCCTTGGCGAAACCAGCCTGCAAAAGGTGCATGCGCTGGCGCGTGAGCGGGGCATTCCCCTTACCCGCGCCGGGCGCCTGATCTGCGGCATGGAAGACGGCCTTCGCGCCGCCGCCCGCACATCCCTGACCCGCCTTCTGGATGATTTTGACCGCTGGCGCGAGATTCTGGGGACGACCAGCCACACCGAACTTGCCGAAATCGTCCTTGAGGAATCAGGCTATACCGAGATGTGGCAGAAGGACAAATCACCCGAAGCCCCGGGCCGCCTTGAAAACCTCAAGGAACTTGTCTCCGCGATGGGGGATTTCGAGAATCTCGGTGGCTTCCTTGAACATATCTCGCTCGTGATGGAAAACAGCAACAACGACAGCGCCGACAAGATCACGGTGATGACGCTGCACGCCGCCAAGGGGCTGGAGTTCGACAATGTCTTCCTGCCCGGCTGGGAAGAAGGCATTTTCCCGAGCCAGCGCACGCTGGATGAAAGCGGCGTGAAGGGGCTGGAGGAAGAACGGCGGCTCGCCTATGTGGGCCTCACCCGTGCCCGCCAGCGCGCGTGGGTCTATTATGCCGCCAACCGGCAGGTCTTCGGCCAGTGGCAGACAAGCCTGCCGAGCCGCTTTGTGGAAGAACTGCCTGATCAACATACCGAGGTGGAAGCGGCACAGGGTTTGTACCGCTCCCGTTACGAACGTACCGGCGGCTGGAACAGCGACTGGACCTTCGCCGAACAGCCCGAACAAAAAGGCACGGGCTACGGCCCCGGCTGGCAGCGCGCCCGCGAATGGCGGCAATCGCAAACCGCAAGCGACAAGCCCGTTGTGCGCAAGATCGCCGGTGCCCGCGCCGGCGGCGCCACCTTCAGTGCGGCGAAGAAAGCCGAGACCAAAACGGTCAGCGACTTTGCGGTGGGCGAGCGCGTCTTCCACGAGAAATTCGGCTATGGCACGGTCGAAGATGTGGAAGGCAACAAGCTACTTGTCGATTTCGAGAAAGCCGGCGCCAAGCGCGTGATGGACAATTTCATAAGCCGGGCCTGA
- a CDS encoding 50S ribosomal protein L11 methyltransferase has protein sequence MSDDTVWCISGELPRDKAEALEYVVEIAADRVEMIPPTVTSFEVEDGKVWMTQMFFVGEPEPDLVAAILAEAELADWAYESEPVEDRDWVSESQRLLAPVREGRFFVYGSHDADKAPDDTVNLLIEAGQAFGTGQHETTSCCLALIDALGTEGYAPATVLDLGTGSGVLALAAHRVWEDARVVASDIDPIAVEVAVENLAVNRAIERGIGEDRPGIAPLVADGLDAPAFAEEGPFDLVTANILAAPLIFLAPGIAGVTAKGGKVILSGILQTQADEVLAAYVAEGLTLEKKLERGDWAALQLARN, from the coding sequence ATGAGCGACGATACGGTCTGGTGCATTTCGGGCGAACTGCCGCGCGACAAGGCGGAAGCCCTTGAATATGTGGTGGAGATTGCGGCCGACCGGGTGGAGATGATCCCCCCGACCGTGACCTCGTTCGAAGTGGAAGACGGCAAGGTCTGGATGACCCAGATGTTTTTCGTGGGTGAACCGGAGCCCGATCTCGTCGCCGCCATCCTTGCCGAAGCCGAGCTTGCCGACTGGGCCTATGAAAGCGAGCCCGTGGAAGACCGCGACTGGGTAAGCGAAAGCCAGCGCCTTCTAGCCCCCGTCCGCGAAGGCCGCTTCTTTGTGTATGGCAGCCACGATGCCGACAAGGCACCGGATGATACCGTCAACCTGCTGATCGAGGCGGGCCAGGCGTTCGGCACCGGCCAGCATGAAACCACGTCCTGCTGCCTTGCGCTCATTGATGCGCTGGGTACTGAAGGTTATGCGCCGGCTACCGTCCTCGATCTCGGTACCGGCTCGGGCGTCCTTGCCCTTGCCGCCCACCGCGTGTGGGAAGACGCCCGCGTGGTAGCAAGCGATATCGACCCCATCGCGGTTGAAGTGGCGGTTGAGAATCTTGCCGTGAATCGGGCGATTGAAAGGGGAATCGGGGAAGACCGGCCCGGCATCGCGCCGCTGGTGGCTGACGGGCTTGATGCCCCTGCCTTTGCCGAGGAAGGGCCGTTCGACCTTGTTACTGCCAATATCCTGGCAGCCCCCCTGATCTTCCTCGCGCCCGGCATTGCGGGCGTTACGGCCAAGGGCGGCAAAGTGATCCTGTCGGGCATCCTGCAAACACAGGCCGATGAGGTGCTGGCGGCTTATGTGGCCGAAGGCCTTACCCTCGAGAAAAAACTGGAGCGCGGCGATTGGGCCGCGCTCCAGCTTGCTCGGAACTAG
- a CDS encoding TIGR00341 family protein, translating into MSIKKLEITAPVATEETLRKHAREFGAVSFRKEETFEDGLALYSMLAPGEGRQKLIDKLYAILDMSDYARIVIMPVDASIPAIETEGAVDTREELYQKLNAGATINQNYLILTVLSTLVALIGLIQDNVAVVIGAMVIAPLLGPNLAFAFGTSQGDKALMKQAAKTAFVGMAVALAIAAFTGWAWGGVPQSHELMARTEVGIAAVVLAAASGIAGVLSLTSGLSTNLVGVMVAVALLPPAATAGFLWGAGEMRLGMSALLLLGVNVVCVNLSGLAVFLARGLRPREWFERRLAKPYVLTGMLFWLLLLATLLGIIAIR; encoded by the coding sequence ATGTCGATCAAGAAACTTGAAATCACCGCACCGGTCGCGACCGAAGAAACCCTCAGGAAGCACGCCCGCGAATTCGGCGCCGTCTCCTTCCGCAAGGAAGAGACGTTCGAGGATGGTCTCGCGCTTTATTCCATGCTGGCGCCGGGCGAGGGACGGCAGAAGCTGATCGACAAGCTTTACGCTATCCTCGATATGTCGGATTACGCCCGTATCGTGATCATGCCGGTTGATGCCTCCATCCCGGCGATTGAAACCGAAGGGGCAGTCGACACGCGGGAGGAGCTTTACCAGAAGCTCAACGCGGGGGCGACGATCAACCAGAATTATCTGATCCTCACGGTCCTCTCCACCCTTGTGGCGCTGATCGGGCTTATCCAGGACAATGTGGCCGTGGTGATCGGCGCCATGGTGATCGCGCCGCTTCTGGGGCCAAACCTTGCCTTTGCCTTCGGCACATCGCAGGGCGACAAGGCGCTGATGAAACAGGCGGCCAAAACTGCCTTCGTTGGCATGGCGGTGGCGCTCGCCATCGCGGCCTTCACCGGCTGGGCGTGGGGCGGGGTGCCGCAGTCGCACGAACTGATGGCCCGCACCGAGGTCGGCATCGCTGCCGTTGTGCTGGCGGCTGCCTCGGGGATTGCCGGTGTCCTGTCGCTGACCTCCGGCCTTTCCACCAACCTTGTGGGCGTGATGGTGGCTGTGGCCTTGCTGCCGCCCGCGGCCACCGCCGGCTTCCTGTGGGGCGCGGGGGAAATGCGGCTGGGGATGAGCGCGCTTCTCCTTCTCGGCGTTAACGTCGTGTGCGTTAACCTTTCCGGCCTTGCGGTGTTCCTGGCCCGTGGCCTGCGCCCGCGCGAATGGTTCGAACGCCGGCTGGCCAAGCCCTATGTGCTGACAGGCATGCTGTTCTGGCTTCTGCTGCTGGCCACGCTGCTTGGCATCATTGCCATCCGCTAA
- the ligA gene encoding NAD-dependent DNA ligase LigA encodes MPGLFDIPVEHLTRSEAKAELQRLADEIARHDALYHGEDDPEISDADYDALKRRNDAIEARFPEIRLADSPSLRVGVAPTSGRFEKVTHKRPMLSLENAFADEDVTEFVARVRRFLGLNDTIAVAMTAEPKIDGLSLALRYERGELVQAATRGDGTVGENVTANARTIKSIPQSLAGTDWPDVLEVRGEVYMSKADFLALNTAQEVSGGKIFANPRNAAAGSLRQKDATITASRPLEFFAYAWGEISTLTFNTQMEAVEAFKRWGFKVNPLMVRVEDAAGALAHYRKIGEARATLDYDIDGVVYKIDRLDWQARLGMVARAPRWAIAHKFPAEQAMTILKDIDIQVGRTGALTPVAKLEPIGVGGVIVSNATLHNRDEIARLDVRIGDTVVIQRAGDVIPQVVKVVAEKRPAEARPFIFPEHCPVCGSPALAEGEDVVVRCTGGLTCKAQRAERLKHFVSRNAFDIEGLGDKQVEAFLGRGWLDSPADIFRLKSHKAELLMMDGFGDKSVENLMAAIEERRAVDFHRMIFALGIPSIGSETAKIFARHFETPAAMVDWLNRAEEFRQQMVAAIGEQEALDLIKAVMESSKLQGLQKILMIEDAREASNALLLFTANKGYRFSEDVLLPTAAVAALEQHNRDLMALDGIGVDAVLSLEDFYHDERNRKVVADLIAELSVKPVEAQATDSPVSGKTVVFTGSLEKMTRNEAKARAEALGAKVSGSVSKKTDLVVAGPGAGSKLKDAEKHGVKVISEDEWLALVGA; translated from the coding sequence ATGCCCGGACTATTCGATATCCCCGTCGAGCACCTGACCAGAAGCGAAGCGAAGGCGGAACTGCAGCGGCTGGCCGATGAAATCGCCCGTCACGACGCGCTCTATCACGGCGAGGATGATCCCGAGATTTCGGACGCCGACTATGACGCCCTCAAGCGCCGCAACGACGCCATCGAGGCCCGCTTCCCCGAGATCCGGCTGGCGGACAGCCCGAGCCTGAGGGTGGGCGTGGCGCCCACCAGCGGCAGGTTTGAAAAAGTGACGCACAAGCGGCCCATGCTGTCGCTCGAAAACGCGTTCGCGGACGAGGATGTCACCGAATTTGTCGCCCGCGTGCGGCGCTTCCTCGGCCTCAATGACACGATTGCCGTTGCGATGACGGCCGAGCCGAAGATCGACGGCTTGTCGCTGGCGCTGCGCTATGAGCGCGGCGAACTGGTGCAGGCCGCAACCCGCGGCGATGGCACGGTGGGCGAGAATGTCACGGCCAATGCCCGTACCATCAAAAGCATTCCGCAAAGCCTTGCCGGCACGGATTGGCCCGATGTGCTTGAAGTGCGGGGCGAGGTCTATATGTCCAAGGCCGACTTTCTGGCGCTGAATACGGCGCAGGAAGTCTCGGGCGGCAAGATATTCGCCAACCCGCGCAATGCGGCGGCAGGGTCGCTTCGGCAGAAGGATGCCACGATCACGGCATCCCGTCCGCTCGAGTTTTTCGCCTATGCCTGGGGTGAGATTTCAACGCTCACCTTCAATACGCAGATGGAGGCCGTGGAGGCCTTCAAGCGCTGGGGTTTCAAGGTCAATCCGCTGATGGTGCGGGTGGAGGATGCAGCTGGCGCGCTGGCGCATTACCGCAAGATCGGCGAAGCCCGCGCCACGCTCGATTATGATATCGACGGGGTGGTTTACAAGATCGACCGGCTGGATTGGCAGGCCCGTCTTGGCATGGTCGCCCGTGCGCCGCGCTGGGCCATCGCCCACAAATTCCCGGCCGAGCAGGCGATGACGATCCTGAAGGATATCGATATCCAGGTGGGGCGCACCGGGGCGCTGACGCCTGTTGCCAAGCTGGAGCCCATCGGCGTGGGCGGGGTGATTGTCTCGAACGCCACGCTGCATAACCGCGACGAGATTGCCCGGCTGGATGTACGGATCGGCGATACGGTCGTCATCCAGCGCGCCGGCGATGTGATCCCGCAAGTGGTGAAAGTGGTGGCCGAGAAGCGCCCGGCTGAAGCCAGGCCCTTCATCTTCCCCGAACACTGCCCGGTGTGTGGCAGTCCCGCACTTGCCGAAGGCGAGGATGTGGTGGTGCGCTGCACCGGTGGTCTCACCTGCAAGGCCCAGCGCGCCGAGCGCCTGAAGCATTTCGTCAGCCGCAATGCCTTCGATATCGAGGGGCTTGGCGACAAGCAGGTGGAAGCCTTCCTCGGGCGTGGCTGGCTCGATAGCCCCGCCGATATCTTCCGCCTGAAATCGCACAAGGCCGAGCTTCTGATGATGGACGGCTTCGGCGACAAATCGGTTGAAAACCTGATGGCCGCGATCGAGGAGCGCCGCGCCGTCGATTTCCACCGCATGATCTTTGCCCTCGGCATTCCGTCCATCGGCTCGGAAACCGCCAAGATTTTCGCCCGGCACTTTGAAACGCCTGCCGCGATGGTCGACTGGCTGAACAGGGCCGAGGAATTCCGCCAGCAGATGGTGGCTGCGATTGGCGAGCAGGAAGCGCTCGATCTCATCAAGGCGGTCATGGAATCGAGCAAGCTGCAAGGCCTGCAGAAGATACTGATGATCGAGGATGCGCGTGAAGCCTCGAACGCGCTTCTGCTGTTTACCGCCAACAAGGGCTATCGTTTCAGCGAAGACGTGCTGCTCCCGACTGCAGCCGTTGCCGCACTGGAACAGCACAACCGCGACCTGATGGCGCTGGATGGTATCGGGGTTGATGCGGTTCTGAGCCTTGAAGACTTTTACCATGACGAACGCAACCGGAAGGTCGTGGCTGACCTGATCGCCGAGCTTTCGGTGAAGCCGGTGGAGGCACAGGCAACCGACAGTCCGGTTTCGGGCAAAACGGTCGTCTTTACCGGTTCGCTGGAGAAAATGACCCGCAACGAAGCCAAGGCCCGCGCCGAGGCGCTTGGTGCCAAGGTTTCGGGCTCGGTTTCCAAGAAAACCGACCTCGTGGTCGCGGGGCCGGGGGCGGGGTCGAAACTCAAGGACGCCGAAAAGCACGGCGTGAAGGTCATATCGGAAGACGAATGGCTGGCCCTTGTCGGCGCTTGA
- the recN gene encoding DNA repair protein RecN, with protein MLANLSIRDIVLIDRLDLALGAGLNVLTGETGAGKSILLDALGLALGARADRALVRQGAEQGSVTAAFDLTPDHAACERLADNGMDHGDGQLILRRQITTDGRSRAWVNDQPVSQTLLAEIGTLLVEIHGQHDDRGLLDPAAHRDLLDAFAGNAEARAEVAAAYETLRAEEDVLSEAEASLVEARRDEDFLRHAVEELVSLDPEPGEEEKLDEDRALMMQGEKLMEELGTFHSELTKDGGVDATVRGVLRRMLRQDGPLAARLEPVSAALDRAAIELGEAVAGLEALQADLEFDPAALERIEERLFEIRRLARKHGCPAGDLPGLKERLQAKLAALDAGDEAVLAAKGRVTAARAALKAKVTGLSARRQKAAAALDAAVMAELPPLKLEKAQFHTAIEALPEHLWGAAGGDSVAFEVKTNPGTPFGPLVKIASGGELARFILALKVVLAKGSSAPTMVFDEVDRGIGGATADAVGERLKRLSIEAQVLVVTHSPQVAARGGLHFRIEKADVAGGTRTSVVPLAIEERREEVARMLAGAEITPEARAAADRLLEAV; from the coding sequence ATGCTGGCGAACCTCAGTATTCGCGATATTGTCCTGATCGACCGGCTCGACCTCGCGCTTGGAGCCGGGCTAAACGTGCTGACCGGGGAAACCGGCGCCGGTAAATCCATCCTTCTTGATGCCCTGGGGCTTGCCCTTGGCGCCCGCGCCGACCGCGCGCTGGTGCGGCAGGGGGCCGAGCAGGGCAGCGTGACCGCCGCTTTCGACCTCACCCCCGATCACGCCGCCTGCGAGCGTCTTGCGGATAATGGCATGGATCACGGCGACGGCCAGCTGATCCTGCGCCGCCAGATCACCACCGATGGCCGCAGTCGTGCGTGGGTGAATGACCAGCCGGTGAGCCAGACGCTGCTCGCCGAGATCGGCACCCTTCTTGTGGAAATCCACGGCCAGCATGATGATCGTGGCCTTCTGGACCCTGCCGCCCACCGCGATCTTCTGGATGCCTTCGCCGGCAATGCCGAGGCGCGGGCCGAAGTGGCGGCTGCCTACGAAACGCTCCGCGCCGAAGAAGACGTCCTCTCGGAGGCTGAAGCCTCGCTCGTCGAAGCACGCCGCGACGAGGATTTCCTGCGTCATGCGGTCGAGGAGCTTGTCTCGCTCGACCCCGAGCCCGGCGAGGAAGAAAAGCTGGATGAAGACCGCGCCCTGATGATGCAGGGCGAGAAGCTGATGGAAGAGCTTGGCACGTTCCACAGCGAACTGACGAAAGACGGCGGCGTGGACGCCACTGTGCGCGGGGTGCTGCGCCGGATGCTGCGGCAGGATGGTCCCTTGGCCGCGCGGCTTGAACCCGTGAGCGCTGCGCTTGACCGCGCCGCCATCGAGCTTGGCGAAGCGGTCGCGGGCCTTGAAGCCCTGCAGGCCGATCTGGAATTTGACCCCGCAGCGCTTGAACGGATCGAGGAACGCCTGTTCGAAATCCGGCGGCTGGCCCGCAAGCATGGCTGCCCTGCGGGTGACTTGCCCGGGCTGAAGGAACGCCTGCAGGCAAAGCTCGCGGCCCTTGATGCTGGTGATGAAGCCGTGCTTGCCGCAAAAGGCAGGGTAACGGCAGCGCGCGCCGCCCTGAAGGCCAAGGTAACCGGCCTTTCCGCGCGCCGGCAAAAGGCAGCGGCAGCACTTGATGCCGCCGTGATGGCGGAACTGCCGCCCCTGAAGCTCGAGAAAGCCCAGTTCCATACGGCGATTGAAGCATTGCCCGAGCATCTTTGGGGGGCAGCGGGCGGCGACAGCGTGGCCTTTGAGGTGAAGACCAACCCCGGCACGCCCTTTGGCCCCCTGGTGAAGATTGCGTCGGGCGGGGAGCTAGCCCGGTTCATTCTCGCGCTCAAGGTCGTGCTCGCCAAAGGCTCCAGCGCGCCGACCATGGTGTTTGACGAGGTCGACCGCGGTATCGGTGGCGCCACGGCTGATGCGGTGGGCGAACGCCTGAAGCGCCTGTCCATCGAGGCGCAGGTGCTGGTCGTGACCCACAGCCCGCAAGTGGCGGCACGTGGCGGCCTGCATTTCCGCATCGAGAAGGCGGACGTGGCTGGCGGCACCCGCACCAGCGTTGTGCCGCTCGCCATCGAGGAACGCCGCGAGGAAGTGGCCCGCATGCTGGCGGGCGCCGAGATCACGCCGGAAGCCCGCGCGGCGGCTGACCGGCTTCTGGAAGCGGTTTGA
- a CDS encoding outer membrane protein assembly factor BamD yields MAMKRLKLACLAGCLVALSACGGKDEDTYIARDVEVLYNLAQDRLDRKQYRQAAAIFDETERQHPYSVWARRAQLMAAYSAYMANKYDDAVLAAQRFLQLHPGNRGAPYAYYLIAVSYYEQISDVGRDQDQTQKALDALTEVVRRFPNTDYARDAKLKIDLTRDHLAGKDMEVGRFYMQRKEYLSAAIRFRNVIENFQTTSHTPEALHRLVECYLALGIYPEAQMAAAVLGHNFPGNKWYRYSYSLLNNQSLEPEVHEGSWLSKLWPF; encoded by the coding sequence ATGGCGATGAAACGGCTGAAACTTGCATGTCTCGCGGGGTGTCTGGTGGCGCTTTCCGCCTGCGGTGGCAAGGATGAAGACACCTATATCGCCCGCGATGTGGAAGTGCTTTACAACCTCGCGCAGGACCGGCTGGACCGGAAACAATACCGGCAGGCAGCCGCCATTTTCGACGAGACCGAACGCCAGCACCCCTACAGCGTCTGGGCCCGCCGCGCACAGCTGATGGCGGCCTATTCTGCCTATATGGCCAACAAATATGACGACGCGGTCCTTGCGGCGCAGCGCTTCTTGCAGCTGCACCCGGGTAACCGCGGTGCGCCTTATGCCTATTATCTGATTGCCGTCAGCTATTACGAGCAGATCAGCGACGTGGGCCGCGACCAGGACCAGACCCAGAAGGCGCTTGATGCGCTGACCGAGGTGGTCCGTCGTTTCCCCAATACGGACTATGCGCGCGATGCGAAACTGAAGATCGACCTGACCCGTGACCACCTTGCAGGCAAGGACATGGAAGTCGGTCGCTTCTACATGCAGCGTAAGGAATATCTGTCGGCGGCGATCCGTTTCCGCAACGTGATCGAGAATTTCCAGACGACAAGCCATACGCCCGAAGCGCTGCACCGGCTGGTGGAATGCTATCTGGCGCTTGGTATCTATCCGGAAGCCCAGATGGCGGCTGCCGTGCTCGGCCATAACTTCCCGGGCAACAAATGGTACCGTTATTCCTATTCGCTTCTGAACAACCAGTCACTGGAGCCGGAAGTGCACGAAGGAAGCTGGCTCAGCAAACTGTGGCCGTTCTGA
- a CDS encoding helix-turn-helix domain-containing protein yields MSRKSEESGEIMTADTPLERAAMIDAQVAARLAEARRDQGLSLSALGQAAGVSYQQIQKYENGRNRISCGMLSVLAGFLERPIEWFFDAAESTRAPDKPSAPDPIDKAIGELLMAVRQSRYGRRQAGS; encoded by the coding sequence ATGAGCAGGAAGAGCGAAGAAAGCGGCGAAATCATGACCGCCGACACACCCCTGGAACGCGCCGCCATGATCGACGCGCAGGTTGCCGCACGTCTCGCCGAAGCACGGCGCGACCAAGGCCTCAGCCTAAGCGCCCTCGGGCAGGCCGCAGGCGTCAGTTACCAGCAGATCCAGAAGTATGAAAACGGCCGGAACCGTATCAGTTGCGGCATGCTTTCAGTGCTCGCCGGGTTTCTGGAAAGACCCATCGAATGGTTCTTCGACGCCGCAGAAAGCACAAGGGCGCCGGATAAACCCAGCGCCCCTGACCCGATCGACAAGGCAATCGGTGAATTGCTTATGGCTGTCCGCCAGTCGCGGTACGGTCGTCGTCAGGCCGGCAGCTGA